The window ATATCGCAATTGGCCGGTTGAGTGATCAAAGATCACATCGTCGATTTTACCGAGCTTCTCGTTGTCGCGTCCGTACAAAGCGGCGCCGCGAATGTCATCGGCCTGATTGTCAAAACGGAAGTCGCGCAGAGTCCCCACGTGAGACATGCCAGTGCTCCTGAAATGAAGATGACCGGAGTAGCAGAAGAGAAACTCCGGCAATAGTTGTGATGCGACGTAGTCGGCAGGGGAGGCCGAACATTGGGTGATCGGGCCATCGGGTCATCGGGTGATCTAAAAACCATTGCTTTTCCGGCCCGCTTTTCTGACGGTTCGCGGCTCACAACTCTTAACTGACAGTGGTTTCACTTCACCCGATCGCCCGATCACCCGATTCCTAGTGCGCTCTTCTGATGCTCTGGCGGAAATCGCTGCCTTGCATATCAACTTTGCGGCACATCTCGTGCAAACGGGACCGCATACGTTCGCCAATGCGGTCGCCGAGAGTTTCGTCGCGAGCGACGCGCCCTAAGGCGCTTCTCGCTTCAGTCGCGGCAGGCGGGAGGTCAGCAAAGTTCGAGGTGATTATGGTGGTTCGCTTATCGTTATAGCGGGTGTTAAGGATGTGGCTCACAGTGTCCCACACCCACTCTGTCGGCTTGACTGCGCCGAGTTCGTCGAGAACGAGCACCTCGGTCTCAAAGACCGGTTTGAGAATTTCCAGCTCCGTGGTTTGGACGCTTGCGTTATAGGAATTCTGTATCTCCTTCAGCAGCTCGCGATAGTCGTAAAAGAGACAGGAGGCATTCTTTTGAACCACCAACTCCCGCAGAATGCCAACAGCAAGATGCGTTTTGCCAACGCCGATTGGCCCCAGCAGCATCAGGCCAGTATTCTCCAGCGGATACTCCTCGACAAATCGATTCGCCTGGAACAGGGCGCCCGGGAGAGTCCGATCTGCTCCGGGGAAATCCGAGTCGAAGTTCGAGAGCGTGCAATGCTCGTAGCGCGCCGGAATGCGCGCCTTTTTCAGCAGCCGCTCTGACCAGTTGCCGACCCGGCACTCGCAGCGCGTAACACTTTGCGGCTTTGTGGAAGTCGCAGGGATGGTCCTCCACCCAGATCCGCCGCACTGAGGACAAGTTTCTACCGACACAGGGACTCGTTTTGAAGAAACTAACTGCTCCGCTCAGGAGAGCAGCCGGAACTTCATCATAGGGTAGAGCCGCGAAGTGAACAACCGGCTCCACGTTGGCTCTGCTACAGTTTCAAGCAGCATGGAACAACTCCACGGATTTGCCATCAACTCCGCGCCCGCAAACATCGACCTCAAGCGTGACCTTCCTCCCGGATTTCTCGATTTCTATCTTCCCCTGCATGCGCGCTTTGCTCCGCGGCAACGGGAGCTCGTAGCCAGGCGCAAGCGAGTACTCGCTGAGTCGCACGCGGGCAAGCTGCCGAATCATCTTCCTGAGTCGGAAGCGACAACCAGTAAATGGAGTATCACGGTTCCAGATTGGTGCCAGGACCAGCGCAATCAGATGACCGGCCCTGCGGATGACGCCGAGTTGGTGGTGAAGATGCTCAACTCAGGAGCCCCCGGCGTGATGCTCGATCTCGAAGACTCCATGGCGAACTTCTGGGATCATCTCGAGCTCGGAATCAAGAACATTCATTCGGCGCTCCGAGGCGAGCTGAGTTACTTCGATAAGAAGCGCAACAAGGAGGTGACGATTGCCCCGAGTAAGACGGTGATCTTCACACGCGCGCGCGGGCTTCATCTTTCGCAGCATCTACCCGGACTGATGTCGGGAGGTAAGCAGGATTCGGACCAGCGCCGAAAAGCCGAGTTTTCCGGCCCCGATGCGGCCGAGAACCAAAGCCACGACCTGACCTCCGCCTCGCTCTACGATGTTTGCCGCATCGCCTTCGAAGTCGACGCAGCCAAGCTCCGGCATCCGCTTTCTTTTTATATTCCCAAATCGGAATCGGCGGAAGAGGCCCTCTGGTGGAACGAGCTCTTCAATGAGATCGAGAGCCGGCGCGGATGGCAGCATGGCTACATCAAATGCATGGCGCTCGTCGAGTCACATCCGCTCGCTTTCCAGATGGAAGAGTTTCTTTACAATCTGCGCGACCACATGCTCGGGCTGAATCTTGGGCGCTGGGATTACATGGCTTCGCTGATCCATTTCAATCTCAGCGATTCGGAGTGGATCCTTCCCGACCGCAACACGATTCCACATGACGTACCGTTCTTCCAGAATCTGCGCGATTTGCTGGTTTCGATCTGCCACGGCCGAGGTGCGCTTGCCATCGGTGGCATGACCGCGTTGTATCCTGATCGCACCAACCCTGAATTAAACGCCCGTGCACTTTCAGTTCTGGAAAAAGATAAAAAGAACGAGGCCGACCGTGGCTTCGACGGAGCCTGGACGGGACATCCTGATCAAAACCAGATTGCGGTCGAACAATTCCCATTTCCGAACCAGATCAAGACACACAAAGCTGTAGGCGAACGCTATCCCAACCTCCGGCCCAAACCAACCAATGTGGGCAAGCGAACGTTGGCCGGAACTCGTGCTGCTGTGCGGACGGTGATTCGCTATCGCAATGGCGTTCTCAACGGTAGGGGAGCCAGCCTGCTGGACGGATACATGGAGGATCTCGCCACCGATCGCATCTATCGACTAATGATCGCGCAACGCGTGCAGCATCGCGACCGCGTGCAGATCGCTGATGATGACGGAAAGTCGGTGAAGCACACGCCGGAGTTGATCACGCGCCTCTTCGACGAGGAGTTAGCGAAGCTCGTCGATGCTCTTCCGTCCGGTGATCCCCAATCCGCTACGTTCCGCCGTGCACGCAAAATTGCCGAATCGATGATCGTGAACGGCGAGATCGATCCGATTTAGATCGCGATTCCGTGGAGCCGGACGCCCTCGGGCGGGTGTTCCGGGCATGAAAGGTTCTCTAATCAGCAAACAGAGTGGTTCGCATCCGCGAAAACCCGGGCGAGGGCGCCCGGCTCCACGTCAGCTATGGCGAAGTCAGGATGGTGCCGTAAGGATCTACCACCAGCCGTTTCGTTCCTGCAGGCACGGTCAATGAAAATTGCGTTTCGCTGCCATCTGCAAACACGCGCGAGACGAATCGCAGATCGCCTTTTTGCAGTTCCGCATAGACAGGCACTGCGGTCACCAACTCCTCCGGCGCATCCTTCTGCAGGATGTTTCCCGTTGCGCGCACGCCGGCAGCATGTCGGTTGAAGCGGACATTTGTCAATTGGTAATGCGGCATCGCAGTGCCGTTCACCCATCCATCGAAGAACCAGTCGAGTTTAGGTTTGCCTTCGTAATAGAGCGATTTCGGCAGCACGCGCTCGAATGCGCGCTGCATGTCGAGCGTGCTCATCTGGGAGCCAGCGTAATCGTGCTGCAGCTCATGGAGAACGGAGAAGAAGAGATCGTCGGATCCGCTGCTGCCGCGGATGCGGGTGCCGTCGCGCAGGAATTCGCGCAACATGTGGATCAGCCAGGCGCCGCGTCCATAAGCAACCAGGTCCCAACCCTGTGGAAACGCGGAGGAGTTCAAGCGATGACCAAGTGTCACCGGCCCGGCCTCCCGATTTGGTTTTCCTTCCGGGTTTTTGTCATTAAGCCGCGTACGGTAATATTCCAGCACCTCGCGGAAGTCCTTTGGATAGTCTCGCTCAAAACTCAAGAGCGCACAGTAGTTCGACAGAGCCTCGGAAATCCATTTATCCCGATACGTAGACCAGTAGACTGAATCGCCCCACCACTGATGCGCGGTCTCGTGCGGCACCATAAGTCGATCGAAGAGCACGCGATCGAAATCCGAGTTGGCCGCCGCTCCACGCTCCTGCTGCGGCACAAATACGTAGCTGGAAAGAAAGATGAGCCCTGGCCAGCCCTGGCTGAGATCGCCAGGCATTTGCGTAAGAGAAAGACTGCTGAAGGGAAATGGGCCAATGCGCGGACTCAAGTAGTCGATCGCGGCAGCCGCTTCCGTCGCGGCGATCTCTCCGGCGGGTTTTGGTTTGGGAAGCGGGACCTGCACGGTGTGAGGATGATCGCCTCGACGAGGAGGAATGATGGGTTCCACTACCGTCTGTGTAGCGGTTGGGAAACTCCTCTCAACTCCTGGTGCAGCGAAGCTCTCCACTTTAACGTTGCCCGCCATGACCTCCGATGCCTGGTAATGTCCCAAATTGAATCCAGCAACTGGAATGGGGTGCTCAGAAACCCACTGGGAAACGTTGTCTCCTTCAACGACTTGCTGCGAGATCCGCTTGCCTGTCGCCACCAGCGTCCACTCCTGCGGATAGCGAAACTCCAGATCGAACATCGCCATATTGAGTCCCAGATTAGGAAACCAGTTCCCTCGCGAGCCGACGTAGAGGAGTCCTCCGCCGGCATCGGCCAGCACGGAACCGGAGTAGAGGAAGCGCAGCTTGAATCGTTGACCCTTCTGCGGAGCTGCCGGGAGGACAACCGCGACGTAATCGTTTCCTTCGCGCGAGATGTGCGAACCTTCAACGGCCTCGTTTTGCAGAAATTGAACCGCATGTCCATCAGTTGTCACCGACGAGACCTTCAGCGCGCGAGAGAGTTCGAAGAGCACAGCGCGCGTGTTTGGCTGCAAGGTCTCCAGCTCGACTTCGGCATCGCCGTCGAGTGATTCCGGAGGATGGACGTTCACTTTTACGTGGAAGGATTTTGGTACCCACGGCAGCCCTGCGGTCGCCGATGGCTCTTCGTCCCTATGGGAACGCGACACGAATGATGTCCAGACGTTATAAAAAGGCCTTCCGCCGGGAGCGTATGTCACCTGTCCCACGGCGATTTGCTCCGGAGCGGCCTCGTCATAGAAAACATCGAAGGTGCCGCGCGACACGCCAACTACCCGCGCGTGAAGAAATCTATCCTGGTGACCACCAACTGGCGTGTTCATGTACGCAAGAAGCAGGCGCAGAGCGTCGGTGCGGGCAAGTTCCTTGGCGGCAGCGTTGGCTTTATCGACGATCTCCGGGTTGTCCTCTTTGCGCAGCGCGGGATCGAGGTCTTGAAGAAATCGATCATCAAAGAAGCGAAAGTAAGCCGAGGTAAATTTTTCTTCGAGAACGCCAGTATTCAGGAAGAGTCCAATCGACGCGCGTTCGCTTCGATCCGGTGGAATCACCAGCACCTCTCCATCGCCCACGAAGAAGACAGCATTCACGTGGCCGGCGACTTCTTCTCCGACGATGATCCAGCCATCGTTCAGCGCGAAGTGCAGATCTTCGCGATCAAATGTTGCGTCGCGCACGTGATACACCTTGGCGATGTCGAGTCCCGAATCCCACAGATTGCGGTATAGATTGGAGGCCGAATTTGCCCCGGGTACCTGCGCTCCTGCTGCGCAGATGGCCAGGAGCGCAGTTGCGAGCACGCACACAACGCGATTGCAGGCCATGAACTTCGGATTCGGGTGTGTTACCAAGGTCAGTTCCTTCGCAGTGGCGCTGTGCTGAACCGCGAATTCAGCTTGCTAGAATCTGCGCTGTGCGTCCCCTGTTTGCCATCCTGCTTGCGCTCTCGTGTGCCGCTACGGCCGACACGATCTATCTGAAGAATGGACGCACCATTCTGGCTGACGCCGCAAGACAAAAAGGGGAGCGAGTGGAGTATGACATCGGCGACGACACTTACGCTATCCCCTCCTCCACCGTCGATCACATAGAAGCAGGGGCCGGCGTTCCCGGAGCATCCTCCGCGAGCGTAAACATCGCCGCGCCGAGAGTTGCTTCGGGGAACCTGAAGC is drawn from Terriglobales bacterium and contains these coding sequences:
- a CDS encoding ATP-binding protein, with protein sequence MSVETCPQCGGSGWRTIPATSTKPQSVTRCECRVGNWSERLLKKARIPARYEHCTLSNFDSDFPGADRTLPGALFQANRFVEEYPLENTGLMLLGPIGVGKTHLAVGILRELVVQKNASCLFYDYRELLKEIQNSYNASVQTTELEILKPVFETEVLVLDELGAVKPTEWVWDTVSHILNTRYNDKRTTIITSNFADLPPAATEARSALGRVARDETLGDRIGERMRSRLHEMCRKVDMQGSDFRQSIRRAH
- a CDS encoding M1 family aminopeptidase is translated as MACNRVVCVLATALLAICAAGAQVPGANSASNLYRNLWDSGLDIAKVYHVRDATFDREDLHFALNDGWIIVGEEVAGHVNAVFFVGDGEVLVIPPDRSERASIGLFLNTGVLEEKFTSAYFRFFDDRFLQDLDPALRKEDNPEIVDKANAAAKELARTDALRLLLAYMNTPVGGHQDRFLHARVVGVSRGTFDVFYDEAAPEQIAVGQVTYAPGGRPFYNVWTSFVSRSHRDEEPSATAGLPWVPKSFHVKVNVHPPESLDGDAEVELETLQPNTRAVLFELSRALKVSSVTTDGHAVQFLQNEAVEGSHISREGNDYVAVVLPAAPQKGQRFKLRFLYSGSVLADAGGGLLYVGSRGNWFPNLGLNMAMFDLEFRYPQEWTLVATGKRISQQVVEGDNVSQWVSEHPIPVAGFNLGHYQASEVMAGNVKVESFAAPGVERSFPTATQTVVEPIIPPRRGDHPHTVQVPLPKPKPAGEIAATEAAAAIDYLSPRIGPFPFSSLSLTQMPGDLSQGWPGLIFLSSYVFVPQQERGAAANSDFDRVLFDRLMVPHETAHQWWGDSVYWSTYRDKWISEALSNYCALLSFERDYPKDFREVLEYYRTRLNDKNPEGKPNREAGPVTLGHRLNSSAFPQGWDLVAYGRGAWLIHMLREFLRDGTRIRGSSGSDDLFFSVLHELQHDYAGSQMSTLDMQRAFERVLPKSLYYEGKPKLDWFFDGWVNGTAMPHYQLTNVRFNRHAAGVRATGNILQKDAPEELVTAVPVYAELQKGDLRFVSRVFADGSETQFSLTVPAGTKRLVVDPYGTILTSP